The window GTCTATCAGTAAAACACAAGCAAACtgatgatttttaaaatgctaagaataaaatgtaatttgcGCTTCTTTTGTAATATAGTATCCGAAGACCTTCGGcgtgagtttttttatttttgatcaaaaCATTATGTAGTAAAATAtacttcattaaattttattacgTTTGATAACTGCAGTAATTTAAGCTTCTCACAATTGTTTGGTTAATACACCAACGAAACAGTACGCTACTAGAAGAACGCGAATCTCAAGTTTCAAACGTGAACCACGCAGCAGCACAGACTAATTAGCCACACCCCTACGATTACCGCCTCCTTTGTGACGTCACGCAGAGCTACAATACTTCCGTGACTACAACGTCATTTCCTTTTCAGCTGCGGCAGTGTAAAATGGCGCCGGTAAGACTACATTAGCTCTGAAGTAACCCTTAATATCATATTATATCCAAGTAAATACGAGCTAAAATTGAAACTTTGTGTTGTAATATgtcatgtttaatgttttttttctgtaacttttgGTTACCCATGTGTTGGCTGTAAAACTTCAAGCAAAATAGACTATTGTGTACATCCACGTGTTACTTACTTGTCCCATCGTTGTCCTTCAATGTCATTCTAAAGATTATACTTTACTGTTGCTAACGCGACCAGTACCTGGCTTTGGCATCTTCGCATTTATTTAGTCATTTTACGAGTAAGACCCATCTTGGCGGATGATAATATGAATTACTTAACGCTGTAATAATGGGCCTCTGAACCAATGGTTGTTCTGAACGTCCGGTGAAAACGCAATCATTGAGTTTTAGAttttaataatattgttaaatGTCATATGTTTGTAAAAAATCGGTGCCAGCGCAAATGACGGACGGTGCAGTTTATATTTGTTGTGCATTTGGGGATTTCGAATTATGCCATTTACGTTTTTTTATTGTGTCACATCGACATTGCTCGGAATTTGGGTTGGCTTTGTAACCGTATCctttattatatttaaacagAAACGTGTAGTCACAGtcggcaaagaaaagaaaaagtcatGGAGATTTACGCTGGACCTCACACATCCTGTGGAAGATGGAATACTTGATTCGGCAAACTTTGTAAGTTTTACCGTTTAATAAAATGCCAATGTTTGAGTTTTTCCGAGAGTTGACGGTGATTTGATAAGGCACCTGAAATAAACTATTTCTAATGTGATTTATATAACTAGGGTTCCCTTCCCTGGTTGTAGCCTAGGGCCTCCTTCCCTagtgttctttcatttttgtctctTTGAGCAGGAGACTTTTCTTAAAGAGAGAGTCAAGGTTAATGGAAAGACAGGAAACCTTGGAAATACTGTCCAGATTACCCGTCTGAAAAACAAGATTACTGTTGCTTCTGAAAAGCAGTTTTCTAAGAGGTGGGTGTTTGCAAAAAGTGTTATGTGCAAGCCATATAGTTATGTTTTGTTTCCTGTTATTTCTCTCAAGTTCTTAAAATTATGTCACTGTAGAGTAGTGTGGTCATTAAGTTATGTGGTGAAACCCGGTCTTATTATACATTGATCAAATATTAGTACAGAATCTTATACTTTACATTAGTAGAGCCACATTAGACATTATGTATGAATGATCTTGCTTGCTTGCAAGAGTGTTATAAAGAGTATTGAATCTAAATCCCAAGtaaatgcaaatgtttttttttttagacattaTTAGTAATACTGTAAATCTGCAGTGAATTAAAGTTTTGATAAATGTCCAAAAGCCAGTGAGTAAACTAATTTGCCACAACCACACCACTACCAAGACCTCATCTGTTGCCTCCTTGAGTTTTTGGAGAGaacatactttattttattacatttatttgttccATAAAGTGGCTAGCAGTGTTAATAACCTTTTATCAAATAATGTTAATTTCAagttggacaaaaaaaaataaaagcagtgtaAGACACTTGGATACTTTGGCTTTGGGTAGCTTCATCTAACCTTTGGTTTAGTTAAAgacaattatatactgtaatatttataGTATTGTTTAAATGTCCAGTTTTAAATGTTTAGCATCGTTTATTATGGtattttgacaaatttaatgtaATTCGGATTAAAAATTATTCCTATACTATACTTTCATACAGTGTGTTAACTTTTATTTATAGAATCTTACAAATAAAAAGCACAGTTGTGTGGCAGTGGAGCTGTGAACaatttttaaataagcaaaagcacatttttaatgtgtgtaattaaaaaaaaaaaaaaaaaaaaacctataaccctgaacattaaaactgcttattttattcataaaaggcagtgcaaaaataatttaaatacagagCTCTATTTACAAAGTTTTCAGTTTAACAGTTGCTTGGTATTATAATCAAATTAGCctatagtacattttctttttatctgtttaCAATAAACAGATTCTTCATTGTAAGAACTTATGTTGCTTTTCTTAATCAGACTATAATTTAAAAAGAGCGAGTGAGAAAATGATACATTTTGTTGTTGCATTTGCTTTTTTGGGTAATGATACCAGCTGCATGTTCATCCCTGTCAAGGGTGATGTCTAAAGAAATTAATGTGCTCTGATTGTCAAGCAACCAAGTTCCTGACTCCATGGTTTgtagtgaataataataatcagatgTGCACATATGATAGAAAAATTCTCATTTTGCATTACTGCATTGTCAAATATTTGAATAGATACAATTCTTACTAAAGTGGTGGTGTAACTTGATACAACTGTCACTACTTTTGCCTTTAATCATATCTGTACATATTTTTATTGGTAGGTACCTAAAATACTTGACAAAGAAGTACTTAAAGAAGAACAAACTGAGAGACTGGTTGCGTGTGGTGGCTTCTGACAAGGAGAGTTACGAACTTCGTTACTTCCAGATAAGCCAGGAAGATGAAGAGTCAGAAAATGAAGATTAGAGTTTTTAGCAGCACAATTTTGCCCAAGTGTACAAAGATCGAAAATCATCATTTCTTACTCATTGTATATAGTATGCATATatataattaatgaataaatggttGTACAcagtttcattttgtatttttctcggCATTCCTGGAGAAGAAATGTTGAATCAAATATTAATGATATTAATAGGTTAAAATCTGGCCAGAGATTGAAAGTCTAGAATTTTGAGCAAATGTTCTTTGTAATTCTGTTGAATGTGACAGCTGATCATTAGAAATGAGAAGAATTTGAAAATGG of the Erpetoichthys calabaricus chromosome 2, fErpCal1.3, whole genome shotgun sequence genome contains:
- the rpl22l1 gene encoding 60S ribosomal protein L22-like 1 isoform X1 — protein: MAPKRVVTVGKEKKKSWRFTLDLTHPVEDGILDSANFETFLKERVKVNGKTGNLGNTVQITRLKNKITVASEKQFSKRYLKYLTKKYLKKNKLRDWLRVVASDKESYELRYFQISQEDEESENED
- the rpl22l1 gene encoding 60S ribosomal protein L22-like 1 isoform X2 — protein: MEYLIRQTLVPFPGCSLGPPSLVFFHFCLFEQETFLKERVKVNGKTGNLGNTVQITRLKNKITVASEKQFSKRYLKYLTKKYLKKNKLRDWLRVVASDKESYELRYFQISQEDEESENED